Proteins encoded in a region of the Quercus lobata isolate SW786 chromosome 8, ValleyOak3.0 Primary Assembly, whole genome shotgun sequence genome:
- the LOC115956971 gene encoding uncharacterized protein LOC115956971, with product MESNPDSATLSQQVQALTATIEELTKQNQEMKLRLQQVQQAQQEENQSKGNTEEEGDSQRRETPRRPTTPDEQNSDLLREMRKEMDELRSAIKEKTDRSVDKMIRATDSPFTAAVLECPVPSKFRLPQLEPFDGLKDPQDHLNTFKTTLGLQQPPDEILCRSFPTTLKGAAREWFTKLPNSSIDNFDQLSSAFLRHFIGGQRPRRPVDYLLTIKQGEKETLRSYVKRFTRETLEVDEADGKVQLTTFKAGLRSRDLVASLAKNPPKTMAEMLLKVQKYMNAEDALAAIKDTERPGDKAKREDDRRGQKRDRPDRRNNDGNRRRDDKNPRTVKFTPLVMPVDKIFTQIKDEHYLKWPRPLHSSPNVRDKNKYCRFHRNHGHNTEDCRDLKEQIEKLIRKGKL from the coding sequence atggaatccaacccaGATTCAGCAACATTGTCCCAGCAAGTTCAAGCCCTTAcagccaccattgaagaactcaccaaacagaaccaggaaatgaagctGCGGCTCCAGCAGGTTCAACAAGCTCAACAGGAAGAAAACCAGTCCAAGGGTAACACAGAGGAAGAAGGGGATAGTCAACGAAGGGAAACCCCCCGAAGACCAACTACTCCGGACGAACAGAACTCAGATCTTCTTcgagaaatgaggaaagagatggacgaactaaggAGCGCTATCAAAGAGAAGACAGACCGGAGTGTAGACAAAATGATAAGGGCTACGGATTCACCTTTCACTGCAGCAGTACTTGAATGCCCCGTGCCGTCAAAGTTTCGCTTGCCTCAATTAGAGCCATTCGACGGACTCAAGGACCCTCaggatcatcttaatacctttaagacgaCTCTGGGTCTTCAGCAACCACCTGACGAGATATTGTGTCGTTCCTTCCCTacgactctcaaaggagctgcaagagaATGGTTTACTAAGTTGCCAAACTCGTCCATAGACAACTTCGATCAGCTGAGTAGTGCCTTCTTGCGCCACTTCATAGGAGGACAACGCCCAAGGAGGCCAGTAGATTATTTACTCACCATAAAACAAGGAGAGAAGGAGACTCTGAGGTCATATGTCAAGCGATTCACCCGGGAAACTTTGGAAGTAGACGAAGCTGATGGCAAGGTAcagctgacgaccttcaaagcagggTTGAGATCTAGAGACCTCGTGGCCTCTCTTGCAAAGAACCCCCCAAAGACGATGGCGGAGATGCTCCTGAAGGTacaaaagtacatgaatgcGGAAGATGCCCTAGCAGCCATAAAAGATACCGAGAGGCCAGGAGACAAGGCCAAGAGGGAAGACGATCGtagggggcaaaagagagacagaCCAGATCGTCGGAACAATGACGGGAATAGGAGGAGGGACGACAAAAATCCTCGGACGGTAAAATTTACTCCcttggttatgcctgttgacaagattttcacgcagatcaaggacgagcacTATCTCAAATGGCCCAGGCCATTACACTCATCCCCCAACGTACgtgacaagaacaagtattgcCGGTTCCATAGAAACCACGGCCACAACACAGAAGATTGCAGAGACCTGAAGGAACAAATAGAGAAATTAATACGGAAAGGGAAGTTATAG